Within the Glycine soja cultivar W05 chromosome 3, ASM419377v2, whole genome shotgun sequence genome, the region ttttcaatgattagttcatatttattttttttaaaaaaatacatttacatgttaaaataaatttaattaataaagtattaaataatttaaaatgttataaaattatgtaGAGTTTATATACTAAAAAAAGAACACTTAATTTAATGGTTgaattatcaatatttaatatattcaaaGAGTTATTAGGTaggatattaaaatttaaattttaaatttatcaaatgaTCACAAAATTACATtgactaaaatattttctaagttTAATTATCTATTTAGTTCTTACAATTtccaaacttttttcttttagtgcTTATAATTAACAAGTaaccttttttatttaagtttatttagtgatttttttaatacttaaagTTTACATCTTATTTTCTTAAAGgtctttgttattaatttttgttaacttcattaattaaagaattttaaaagtaCTAATCTTTTAGAAATTAAGATATAAATTTcaacaactaacaaatttagttattaactatagagatgaaaaataataaatttaaaaattataaggattaaataaGTAGTTAAAcgtattttctttaaataagataaattttatatttacaaaatatttttaaagaaaataagtcgactaaaatagatatttatattttactttttctttaaaagaaatattaacaatatattaattaatacttaatacattaaatttgaattgttgTGCTGAatcataagaaattaaaaatatgtttggatGAGTGGATGAATAGAGCCTAgggatatattttgtttttcttcttctactcgaTAGGGTTTATAGTTTCTTCAGTGACAAAGCAATGCTACCTTTCTGATTCTGATGGCGTCGTTTTCCCATTGCACTCGTCGTTTCATCTCACTCTCTTCGATGAAATCAGCTGTTAGAACAATCAGTCATTCTCCTCTTCTCAACGCTACTGTGCCCCACCGTCCATTCTCACCGCTTATCAGGTAAACCTccaaaattatcttattttttcgATTTTGATTATACCCAGAAACCAAATCGCTTAAGAATCTTCTCAGTTTTCATAAATGGTCCTTTTGGTGTGTACTGTATAgctcaaaaatgaattttcaatttttttttaataatactgATTTCTGCTTTGGTAATGGAAAGATTCATATTTTCTGTGTATTCATGCCACCtcagattttttcaaaaaacaaaatgcaaAATCAACAAGTCTTATCCCACTACTTGAGGTCTGCTACATAGGTCACACGATGCCATTCAACACAGTTAAATACCACAATTTCAGaaattagaaatattattaAGTCTATGATCTCCCttggtaataaataaataaagttgacCAAAattcatggttttaaattgcagttgTGGTTGCATTGTGATGAGTCAGAAAATCTTTATATTGTGGGTAATTGCAGGAAAATGAGGCTGCAATTGCATTTGCGATGAGTCAAAATACCTTGACATTGTGCCGCAATTGCGGTTGCAGAACGCTATTTAAAACCATgccaaatttaacaaaaataattgctGGTCTAAAATTACATTAGCTAAACTTCTAAGtacttaaaaacataattttttatgtgtatATAGTTGTTAGCTGTGTTTGTAATTTTGTACTATATAATTATTCGTATTGTGTGTGATATGTAACTGTATACTGTGTCTGTATATGTGTGTGGAAATAGTTGTTAGCTatgtttgtaattttatatgatatatgattGTATAGTGTATGTTGTGCTGATGTGTAAAATTGAAATGTTTAACAGAACTTGTGTGTACCGACTAGGAAGTGTGCAGTCACTTTTGCCTCTACATAGTACAGTGGCTACTGCAAGAATGGTGTCTAGTCTTAGCATTGATTCAAGGAATTGTGAAGCTCTTTCACATGCTACTCTCTGCTGCAACCACCCTGGACCCTAAGAGGTCTTTGTTACTTTGAAGTTTGAAATGTGAGTGGTTGTCTCCTTTGGAAAAAGAACAAACACAACTCATAACATTTGGAGCTCTGCTTGTGAttggggaaaaaaaataatgattggtATTGATTTTCGGATGAGTTGCAAAGTTTATGTATTATGAATTTAGCCccaattcattttcttctttcttatagACCAGATTCTCAAATGTGGTTAACTTTTCTTTATttggtttttggtttttaaccGAGTCTTATGACGTGAATGGGTGATCTATCTAACTAATCTCACCTCATGAAGAAAAGgctattgttatttatttatttggttaatTTTTGTATGGACACCCTACCCTCATCTTGAATACCTCACCTAATGAGAGAAAACTATTGCTTTCTTTATTTGGCTTATTTTTGTATGGattccctctttatgaatctttCATCTTATATATGTTATTGAATCTTTTCCGGTGTCTAGGTGATTCAACCTACACGAGGTGCCAATGTACTTTGTATGGATGGCAGTACAAGGACATTGAACTTCTGTGTACCTCAATAAAGGGACTTGAGGCTCACATTGAAAAAACTGAAGAGTCTTTGAAATGgttatttgtgtgtgtgtgtgcgtttGGTTATTTAATGGAACTTTTCATAATGTTAAATTTGTACATAGAAGAGCATCTAGGTGGATGCAGCCCAGCAATTGGATATGATAATGGAATTTTCTCAAATAGTGAACATTGGGATAGGGAGGTTTCAATGTCAGGAAATTGGCCAGGCCTTAATTAATATATGACAAGTATATATAGGCTTTCATGTAGACAAGTTTGTGGTTCTATAAGTCTACTGTTTTAGTTAGTATATCTGACTGGGttttttgtattcaatttttatactaCTTCTTAGTGCACAGACACTAATTGGGATATTAACTTAAACAGAAGTTAATTAATGACTAAGCTATCATACATAACCAAATACAGTTCCAtcatttaaacattaaaaaattggcACAGCATGTATACAGCTAAAAAAATGCACTCCAAAATTATCTCATGTTGATGTTTTGGACTACCAAATACATTGTTTGATTGAGTAACTGTTAGCTTGCTACCTTGCCACACAGAGTCCTACTAAATAAATACCTAATCTCCACAATTTTTCCTTCCGTCTGGGAGAATGCATGAGGCCTCAAATAACTCCGTTATTTTCATTGTACCAACTGTTATGAACactaaaaatgaaatgacaTCTTTGGCTCTGTACCCATTGAAACGTATGCAAtaatctctttttatttttttttttattttatagacaAATGTTAatggttagtttttgttagaatgTTAATGGGAGAGATTTGAACAGATGATCTCTCCCTCTTCCTTTTTCCTTTAACCACTAAATCAATCTTATAACTcctaaatatatacaaaatcaTGTGTTCATCCATGTCAAAAGTAAGTGATATGTCGTGGACTATTTTCTGACGCCATCCAAATTAAGGGAATGTGATAATGATATGGTCCATCTAAGTTTGGAATGCACTCCTGCTCCATAAGACAGGATTTAATCTCCTATACTCCTAGCAGAGAATGCCACCACTCGTGCTTCAGCAGAAACATCATTGCAGGTACAGCAATCCGCAGCATACATCTTAAGTAAGAAAGCTACAATAGTGATAGAAATATTTAACAGTTTGACTGTTTGAGCAGTAATTTCGTGTATTCTCTAAATTTtgtacaaaaaatcaaaagaaacatcATACTTCTAACATTCCTCCTTAAGGAGTACTAACATAACACTTCTTCTAACTCACACCCTCTCTTTGGTTGAAAGTTAAaacttattgaaaattataaaatcaagagAGAGTCATAAAATGAGAGGTAAAACCCataaaaatttgtgattttcaatGAATTTCAACTAATAATAGAGAGTGTGTTGGATAATTGAAGCATTTCTCTTCCTCctcagttaaaaaaaacattacatttCTCTTCTTCCGTTATCTGAGGTTCAACATCCAATGGTTTGAAATGTGACTAAACTAAAGGATATaagagaaaagaaatgaaaaaagattGTAGTCCAAGTTAGAATGAGATGGAACTTCACAACAATGTCATTTCATTTGCTTTGGCTAGCACCAAATGAAGATCAAATTGACCCCTCATCCTCATGCTgcaggaaaaaataattaagattcaaagagtattttttttctaaaagtatGTTCAGTACTCAAGTACATTCAGAACAATTATGCAAACACGTACTTAATGCGTGTTTGGAATAGCATAGTAATCCACGtctaactatatatatttttaggttaaaatGCATCATAGGCATCTAATAGTTGTTTCTCAGATGTGTGAATGAGAGAATCCAAGCACATGGTTCGTGGTTTATATGAGAGGTATATAGCTGTATTCGAAAAACCAAGTTCTACAGGATTCTTACCTCACTGATTTAGATTTTATAGtagataattatattatgaaGCTAGACGTTCTCGTTCTCTGTCTTAGCTGACTTGCATGGAGTAAAAACTTTAATGAGGAGGAATAGAGCCTATATATCCATCACAatatggttttaaattgtggtctGGAACCCAATTGCAGTCTTCAATCGCAATTGCAGTTGTAACGTTAGGGTATTTTGGCACTATGTAAAGGCAATTTTCCACAATTGCTCATAATGTAAAGACTTTCTAGCTCATCGTAACGCGACCGATAGacgcaatttaaaaccatgatcACAATTCTGAATCTTTCATCTTATTTACTGTGCATTTCATTGTTTTTCTCTATAATAAGGACCAAGTTGTTTTCATTTACCAGTGGCATGGTTGTTCAGTTGTCGATAATTCCAACAACGGCCAATGGTTTTTGTCACCAGTGATAACCTTTTACCAATGGCTCAATTTAGCCTTTATTAGGTTGTAAAATCAAGGCCATTTAGACTTCAAATGAGGGTGGTGGGCAACTAATCTATCTCCATTTTGCACACAGTTCTAGTTCTGTTATCCTAAGTTCATCTCCAATAAGGTTTCTTATCGTGGTTGCTTGCTTAAGATGAAGAAATTAATTGTTGAAGGAACTTACCATTGGAGAGAGGATATTCTTTCACCACTCATAGTGTTTCTAATATAAGAAACAATGtcttaacaataaaatattatttctttgtCTTCTATAGCATTAAGCACGGTATCAATAATGTAAGGGAAAAAATGATATCAAGAAGCACAAAAGTAAACAAAAgctaaaaaacaataaacaacacACTAATcacaaaacacaaacacacaaattatttattattatataaaaatttatttttattgttttgtatttcCTTTGAatgttatgtaatttttattattttttaatttatgtttaatattttcttcaattattcatatttattatttgtatacataaaaactgaaaaaattaatttaattattttatttgaataataattaaattataataaaaaatataaatgtgtagattttttgaaatttcttaacattaaagtaaaattttgtataaatttattagaaatgacATGATAATAtggttcaaaaaaattattaggggACCAAAAAAGTGATTAATTAAGAAACTATGGTAGGAGATGTCCCAAGAATagcatattttcaattttgagggaAAAAAACTGTGGGACCCACATGATAGAATATGCATCctaaaatgagataaaaaaaaaaaaaaacaacgaaATGCACAATAAAAAGTGATAGACCGTTGTTTTTTACCTTGACAAAAAATAACCCTGTAAGGCCCTTCATTAATCTCGTGTAGGCCAACCCTgacatcttatatttttttttctctttgttgcTGCTTCTTTGTTCTCCGATCCGCAAGCAAGTTCCGTTCTccataagtaatatatatatgtgtgttttcAACGGAACAAGACCACCACAAACGCTTTGGTGGATTCACACAAAAGCTTCGGTTCGTCGAACTCAATTATAtaccttatatttttaaaaaagtgataGCAGCAGAGAAACACTCACAGGAATAGAGAACGCAACAAACATGAATACAGAGGTACACATAGCAacatcaaaagaagaagacacaACAAACACAAATGCAGAGGTACAAATAGTGAAAGCCAAAAGAAGAACCATTAGACCCACGTACCTAAGGGACTATGTTTGATGAGCGGAAACACGAGTAAGAGGAGGCTGAGCTGACACGTGCAGAATTTGCTAGGTCCAGGTGTCCCTTGATAGGAAGCATCCAGAATCATATACCGTTATGCTAATATTCCTGAATGTGCTAAGATTCCTGAAAAAAAGATATGATATAGATATGATATGGATAATTTCGTTAGCAAATTGACATTATAAATACATGTAAATAACTAGCAAATGAAGAAGAACAATTACACTCCTTCTCTTATCTGAGTTCTCTCTTCTTTACTTTCCTTCACCCTTTCTCAGAGGTCCTGGCCCTCGAAGCCAGTTGCAGAGCACGAGCACTCCTATCAATTTGGTGCTCTCGTTGCTCCTTTCCATGGCGGATTCCGATCGAGCCTCCTTCTCCCCCGACAAGCTTGAGGATGCCCTCAGTCGCCTTGCCAAGCAGCAACTCTACCTTGGCGAGTCAGTCAATGCTATGACCATGAAAATCGATGAGCTCCTCCAACGCGTCTCCCCCGCTTTCTCCTCGACACCACCAACCCCGCCACCTCTACCACCTCCACAACCTGTTCCTACACCAATACACAAATTAAAGTTAGACGTGCCAAGGTTCGATGGATCCGATCCTCTCGGCtggatttacaaaataaatcaatttttcgAGTACCATCGTACTCCAGATTCAGACAAAATTACCATTGCTTCTTTTCATATGGAGGGCCGTGCTCTTGCGTGGTTTCAATGAATGAACACCACAGAGCAATTTCCTTCGTGGCCAGCTTTCTTGCATGCCCTACGCACGCGTTTTGCTCCGTCTCAGTTTGAGGATCCCTCAGGGGCTTTGAGCAAGCTCACCCAGACGGGCACCGTGGCCCAGTATCTTTCGGACTTCGAGGATCTCGCCAACCGCACTGCTGGCTTGCCCTCTACCTTTCTCCTTAGTTGCTTCATCTCCGGTTTGATACCGAAGATTCGAAGGGAGGTCCAGGCCCATCAACCAGCCACTCTGGTCTAGGCCGCGGGCCTCGCACGTCTCCAGGAGGAGAAGTTCTCCGACATGTGCCAACCTTCTCGGCCTCGCCCTTCCCCTTCACCCTACTCTCCGTGACAACCACCTTCATTTTCCTCTCCCCAACCCAACCCCACTCTGCTACCACCATTATCAACCCCACCCCTTTCACCCCCTTTCAAAAACCCTAATCCTCCACCCTCACCAACCTTACCCCCCTCCTTCCACCACCTAATCGCCCACCATCGCACACTTGGAAGCGCTTGTCCCCGGAGGAGATTGCCTCCCGCAGAGAGAGGGGACTTTGCTTCAACTGTGAGGAGAAATTCCATCGAGGGCATCGTTGCGCCTCGAGGTTTTTTCTCCTCATTTCTGATAAGGATGACCCGGCCCTTCCTAATATACCCGTTTTTGACCCTTATAACCCTTTACCTCACGACCCGATACCCAACCAACCTCCAGACCCACCCGATAGCCCAACCTCTTACCCAACCCAAATATCCCTTAATTCCTTAGCCGGCCATGTCGCACCCGAGACCATACGCCTTGTCGGAGACATTTCCGGCCAACCATTGCTGATCTTAGTTGATGGGGGTAGTACCCACAACTTTGTTCAACAGCAATTGGTGACCCAATTGGGCTTATCATGCCGGACCACTTCCCCTTTGCGGGTGATGGTGGGTAATGACCAATATCTTGAATGCCAATCCATATGTGACGCCATTTTCATCAATATCCAGAACCATAGCTTCCTCGTCGACCTCCACGTGCTTCCTATTTCCGGCGCCAATGTTGTCTTGGGAGTCCAGTGGCTCAAGTCTCTCGGGCCCGTGTTAACAGACTACACTACCTTGAGCATGCAATTCATCTATCAGGGTCAATTAATCAAGTTGCAGGGTGATCCTGAGGCCAATCTGAGTTCCATTTCCTCTTCCCAATTTCGCCGTTTATGTCAAACCCAACACCAGGGGCTCTATTTCCACATTACTGTTCTTGCTGACACCCCTTCTTCTTCCATGGAAGACTTACCCCCCCCCCAGCTCCAAGTTCTACTTGACCAATACGCTATATTGTTCCAACCTCCCCAGACCTTACCACCACCGAGAACCACCGACCACCATATCCACATCTTACCACAATCAACCCCGGTGAATGTCCAACCCTATCGGTATCCTCATTTTCAGAAGCGTGAGATCGAATTACAAGTTGAATCTATGCTTCAAAAGGGCTTAATTCGACCAAGTAATAGTCCCTTCTCTTCCCCGGTATTATTGGTCAAGAAGTACGATGGAACCTGGCGCTTCTGCGTAGACTACCGCGCCTTGAACTCACTTACCATTAAAGATAGATTCCCTATTCCCACCATAGATGAACTGCTTGATGAACTCGGAGGTGCCCAATGTTTTTCGAAGCTTGACCTTCTTCAAGGTTATCACCAGATTCGCATGAACTCAGCAGACATTCCCAAGACGGCTTTCAGAACTCATCATGGCCATTATGAGTTCCGAGTCATGCCGTTCGGACTCTGCAATGCTCCATCATCGTTTCAGGCTACCATGAACTTCATCTTCAGGCCCTTTCTTTGCCGTTTTGTCATCGTCTTCTTCGATGACATTCTCATTTATAGCAGTTCCTTTGATGATCATCTGCATCACCTAGCCTTGACCTTCCAAGTCTTACTCGACAAATCACTTTGTTCTTAAACGTTCTAAATGTTTTTTTGCCCAATCACAAGTTGAATATTTGGGACATGTCGTCTCTCCGCGAGGTGTTGAGCCCATGCCTGACAAGATAGCTGCCATTATTAACTGGCCTCAACCTCATTCTGCGAAGGCTGTTCGCAGCTTTTTGGGCCTTGCCAGTTTTTACCGCAAATTTATTCACGGTTATGCTATGATCGTTGATCCTTTGGTCAAAGCCACGATCACCGAGCCACTGCAGTGGACCCCTCAGACTGAGCACGCATTTCAGACTCTTAAAGTTGCCTTATCTACGGCCCCTGTTCTTGCCCTGCCAAATTTTCAGGAACCCTTTACGGTGGAGACCGACGCTTCCAGCAATGGCATGGGTGTCGTCTTGTCTCAGCGTGACCATCCCATTGCCTATTTCAGCAAACCATTCACCAAGAAGCTACTCACAGCATCTACTTACGTTAGGGAATTATTTGCAATTACCTTTGCCGTGAAGAAATTTACTATCATCATAGATCACAAAAGCTTAAAGGAGCTCCTCACCTAGGTTGTTCAAACCCCTGAACAACATATGTACTTGGCGCGTTTAATGGGCTTCGATTACTAGATTCAATATCGTTCCGGGAATCACAATCAAGCTGCATATGCTCTTTCCCGTTCACCGGAATTTTCCTCGACACTCTCCCTGCTCCTTTCAATTCCTTGTTTGACTTTCCTTGAGGAATTACATCAACAGGTGGCCAACGATCCTCAGTATTGTCAGCACCGACAAGATATCATTAACTCCCCTGCCACGTATCCAGACTTCACGATTCGTCAGAACCTCAT harbors:
- the LOC114406562 gene encoding uncharacterized protein LOC114406562 is translated as MASFSHCTRRFISLSSMKSAVRTISHSPLLNATVPHRPFSPLIRTCVYRLGSVQSLLPLHSTVATARMVSSLSIDSRNCEALSHATLCCNHPGP